The genomic stretch GTGATTTTCCATCGGCGTAATCGTGCAGCGAACGGTGCACAAACAGGCGAAAATCTTGCTCTGAGGAGCAGAAGTCAGGCCACGCGAGCCATTGAGAGAGGTAGGCTTTATGCTCGGCCACCAATTCCACGTACAAAGGGGCAAAAGATTCTTGCACCAAAGCCAACTCAATCTCGTTATCGACGTTTAAAGTAAACATAGCAGGTCCATCAGGTAGGTGTATTTCTATAATAGATATCTATTATTTAATTTTATCAATAAGTTATTTCTTGTTTGGTCACTAAGACCACTCAAAGCCATGAAACGCTATTTCACGCTATTCGTCCACTCTGCCTGCCTAAGTTGAGCAGAAATAGTCAGGAAAGAAATAGATACAGCTGGCTAATGGGCTTACCTTTTCTGCTGCGTGCTTATGTCGTATTCGCTATTCTCCTTTGAGTGACATGATTAATTTTGGGATAGCGTCCAGCGTCACAATGTGGTCGACCGCACCCAATTTGACCGCTTCTTTGGGCATGCCATAGACGACACAACTGCTCTCATCTTGCGCTATGGTGAGCGCGCCTGCCTCGTGCATCTCTTTCATTCCCTGAGCGCCATCGTCGCCCATGCCGGTCATGATGATGCCGGTAGCATTGGCTCCGGCCGCGTTGGCCACCGAGCGAAACAGCACATTTACCGAAGGGCGATGGCGACTGACGAGAGGGCCGTCTTTGAGTTCCACCCGATACTGAGCGCCACTGCGCCTAAGCAGCAGATGTTTGCCTCCATTGGCGATCAGCACTAACCCCGGCAGCACGCGATCATTATGTTCTGCTTCTTTCACGTTCACTCTGCACAATTGATTGAGCCTTTGAGCAAAAGAGGCGGTGAACTGTTCTGGCATATGTTGCACGACAACGATGCCCGGCGCGCTGGGGTCAAGCTGTTTGAGCACCACCTCTAATGCCTGAGTACCCCCCGTTGACGTGCCGATGGCGATGACTCGGTCGGTCGTCTCTGCCATGGGTTTGGCTTTGTTGGTGGACAGGATGACATCGGCACTCAGTTTCGGCGCGCTTTTAAATGGTGTGAGAGGCTGTGGAGAGTGCGGTTTTTTCGAGGTTGATTGAATTTGCAGTTTGTTAAGGTTAGCTGCGGCCGCTCCTTTGATGGCTTGAATCATGGCGATTTTACTCTCTTGCAAGAAAGATTTTAAACCCGCTTTCGGTTTGGTGATGATATCGACTGCACCGGCTGCCATCGCTTCCATGGTCACTTGTGCGCCAACGCCAGCCAACGTTGAGCAGATCACTACGGCGGTTGGCCTTTCCGCCATCAGTTTTTTAAGGAAGGTAATGCCATCCATACGAGGCATTTCGATATCGAGAATGACCACATCGGGCCATCGTTGCTGCATTTTTTTCATGGCGAAAATCGGGTCGGAGGCGGAACCGATCACTTCAATATTTGATTCGCCATGCAGTTGTTCGGTTAATACTTGCCTCACCACGGCTGAATCATCGACGATTAATACTTTGATGCTCATAGGTTATTCCTTTTTACTGCCAGCATTATTTATTACCAGAACTGGATTGGGCGTGATTTTTGTTGTGATTGCTGTAATAGGAAGGCTTTTTCTTGCTTGGCGAGCGTTTGCTGATTTTGTCGGCCAATGCGTTTGACATAAACGCTGAAGTTATCGTCTGGGGTGAAATAAATAACCCTTGCATCCGCTCCGCCTAAACTGGAGGCAACCAAGGGTATTCCCTCCTGTTTAAGAAATTCGACCACAAATTGGCTATTGAGCTGACCAATGGTAAACGGCAACACTTCTTTCCCTTTGTTGTCGAGCAAGTTACAGCCGCCAAACGCTTTCGCTTGCAAATGCTTACGTTCGGCGCCTTTCTTCAGCATGGCGTTGATCAGCAATTCCATGGCGTGAATGCCATAACGGCCAGCCTCAGAGAAGATCAATGGTTCCCGCCGCTGGCTTGTGGTGTTTGCCAGCAGAAAATGGTTCATCCCCATCACATGATGGACAGGGTCCCACAGACAAGTCGCGACACAAGAGCCCAAAATGGTAGAAAAAATGGGTTTTTGGTGGCAAGCGTGATACTCCCCGGGGCCTATTGTGATATGAGTTCTACCTCGGTGAATCGATGAACGCATACCGTTATTCACATTGCTTGCGATAAATCGAGGAGCGAATTAATTTCGCTTGATGATCTAAACCATTCAGGGACTCGGAATGACCAATAAAAAGCAGCCCATTTGGTTTCAACTGCTTTAAGAGTTTTTGGACCACCTTCTGTTTGGTATCGCGGTTAAAGTAAATCATGACATTGCGTAAGAATATCGCATCAAATAGCCCCAAGTTGGGCAAAGGTTCGATGAGATTGACTTGGTGGAAGGTGCAGCGTGAACGCAAAAAGCGCTCAACCAGAAAATGACCTTCTTGCTGCCGAATGCCCTTAAGGCAATATTGGCGCAGATAATAGTCACTCATGGAACCACGGCGAGAGAGCGGATAAACCGCTTTTTGGCAATGGTCGAGCATGCGCTGACTGACATCGGACCCCACCACTTCCCACGCTTTATGCGGCAATGCTTCGGCCAGCGTCATCGCCAGCGTATACACCTCTTCACCGGATGAACAGGCCGCGCTCCAAATGCGAAATGTCCCGCTGGGCCGAGATTCTTTGAGATGTTGTCGCAAAAACTCAAAGTGATTTGGCTCGCGGAAAAAGTAGGTTTCGTTGGTGGTGAGAAGATCCACCATTACTTGCATTTCACCGGGGTGCTGCTGCGTATTTCGCACTAACTGATAATACTGTTCGAAGGTATTCAGATGATAGTGGCGCAGCCTTTTGGCCAAACGTCCAGAGACTAACACTTTCTTTTCGTCAGCCATCGATATTCCCGCTGTACGGAAGATTAACTCTCTGAAGCAGCTAAACTCGTCATCCGTAATCGGGCGAAAGCTTTCCAGCACCGTTGCTCTTTGAGTTTCTGGCGGCATCAAGTTCATTATGCATGTACCACTTCTGGTAAGTGTTCCACTGCGGATTGATGTTGTGATATCTCTTCTAAGGTGAGAACACGGTTGATGTTGAGGAGGGTAATAAAGTCCTCGTTATATCTCGCCATATGGTGGATGTACTCGTTGGCAATGTCCGTACCAAACTCAGGAGGAGATTGCAGCTGTTGGTCGGCAATATCGAGAATTTCACGCACATTGTCGACCATCATTCCCACCAGACTATGTTCTTCATCGTGCTCGGTTTCGACGAAAACGATACAACTGCGTTTACTCATCTTGGCGGGTGTGCCGAGTAGGCGAAACGGTAAATCCACCACGGGCACGACATTTCCTCGCAGGTTGATGACGCCCCGAATCTCTTGCGAGGTCATCGGTACTCGCGTCATTTCGGCGAGTTCGATGATCTCTTTCACATCAAGAATCGAGATGGCCAATACTTGGTGATCAACGGAAAACGTCAGATATTGACGGCTGTGGCCGTCAATATCGCGAACGTCTTTTCCCTGAGCAGTCAGTTGCTTCATGGCGTCTCCTAAAATCGTTCAAAATCCCTTTCATCAAAACCGGTCGCCGCCGCATAACTCAATGAAGGTTGCGGTTTCGGCGTATGAGATGAGGCCGAATTCTTAGCCGACGAGGCTGTCTTGGATGGCGTTGACACGCTATCGCTTGCCACGTTTAATCTAAAGAAAGCGACCGCTTGTTGCAGTGCTTCGGCCTGCGCACTCAGTTCCTCAGCCGTCGCAGCGAGCTCTTCCGATGAGGCGGCACTTTGCTGCGTGGTTTGGTCTAATTGCGACATAGCACTGTTAATTTGCGCCACACCACTGGATTGCTCATCAGAAGCGGCGGCAATTTCTTGTACTAAATCAGCCGTTTTACTGATGCTGGGTACGATCTCTTCTAGCAGTTTGCCAGCTTCTTCGGCAATTGAGACGCTGTTGGTCGCCAACTGGTTGATTTCTTGGGCAGTCACTCGGCTATTTTCAGCCAGTTTGCGCACTTCGGCAGCCACGACAGTAAACCCTTTGCCATGCTCCCCCGCTCTTGCTGCTTCTATTGCGGCGTTGAGGGATAACAGGTTGGTTTTATACGCAATGTCTTCAATCAAACTGATTTTGCTGGCGATCTCTTTCATCGCTTGCACGGTGCGGCCAACGGCTTTGCCGCCTTTCTCTGCTTCGCCAGAGGCTTTGGTCGCCATACCATCGGTCACTCGCGCGTTCTCGGCATTTTGCTGAACAGAGGCGTTGAGCTCTTCGACTGATGCGGTGGTTTCTTCAACGCTGGCCGCTTGTTCCGTTGCCCCTTGACTTAACGTCTGCGCGGTGGCGTTAACCTGTTGTGAGGCGCTGACGAGGGCATCTGCATTGCTGCGTACTTGCTCTATGATGCTGCTAAGGCGCGTGACCATCTCTTGCATCGCCCCGTAGACACCAGTGGCCTGACCGTGATGCTCGAAACGGATGTTCAGGTCACCATCGGCAATTCTGCGAGCGATGGTTTCCATGTCTCTTGGTTCGCCACCAAGCGGTTTTTTGATAATACGGACTAACAACCAAGACAAGATGATACTGACAACAATCGCACTGATAGACACCCAAATTACGGTTGTGATGGTATTTGCATTGTCCTGTTTGACTTGTGGCCCAAGAGTATCTTGATCTTTTTGCACCGATAGGGTGACTTCCTCACTGGCCGTTGAAACGATTTTTTCAAGGCGATCGAGGTCATCGGTGATCATTTTGTGTAAGCTGTTGGCGATTTGATTCATGTCTGATAGCGCTTGAGAGTAGAGCGCTTTTGCCGCCATGAAATTTTCCAGCAGACGTCTGCGCTCTGGGTTTTCTAAACTAGCATCGAGACTTTTTTCTCTTTCCACCATAGTCACATTGAGTTCATTAAATGCGCGATCAGCATAGGCTTGATCGTAAGAGAGCAAATATTTCGTGACGTAAAGGCGGGCCAGAAGAAGAGACTCTTGGGTTTCACTGGCAAAGAAAGTCGCATTTGGATCGGCATCTCGATAGGCGGAATCCATGATACTACTCATGGCGCTGACCATGGTACCTCCCTGAGGCTCCAACTGCTGTTTCATGATGGCATCACGCTGCTCCATTAATTTGGTGATGCGGGAAAACGTCTCGTCGTATTGCGTAATCGAGCTTAAGATGAGCTTAATATTCTCTGCCCGTTCTGGCTTTTGTATGCTTCCATCAGCTTGTTTGACTAATTCCATCAACTGAGAGAAATAGTCCCGATACAGACGCAACGAATCTTGACTCTGGTTGATGATGTAGTCCTTGGCATAGACTCTCGTCAGCAGCATGTGGATTTCCACTTGACTGGCGAGATTGGAGGTCCTAGCCAGTTCACGGTAGTCGTCAAAGCCAGAAGTTGCCTTTGATTGACCGAAATAAGCGGTGATTGATACGGCGATCAACATCGCCATGACTAACGCGTAGCCCAAACTAATTTGAGCGCTTAATTTTAAACGACTAAACATGACGCCATCCCCTTGCCAATCAATTATTCTGAGTTCGATGAAATTGTCATTGAGCGTTCAGAGAACGCCGTTGAATGATGTGTTGCAATGCTTTCCCATTGTTGTGCTGCAATGTTCTCCACATGCGAGAGAAGGTGCTTGATATCCAATAGAATAAAAAACAGTTCATTGGTGCGAGCCATTGCTTTAATAAACTGTGTATCGACGGATTCACCAAAGGTTGGTGGCGGATGAATACACGCTTGCTCGATCTCGACGATTTCGTCGACGCTGTCGACCAACATCCCAATCGGTAGTGCCGGTGGCTTACCCGTTCCCTGTACGAGAATAATGCAACTTCGTCGGTTTAAGGCTCGCTGCCCTTTGCCTAGACGAGCAGAGAGATCAACGACCGGGACCGCTTGGCCGCGCAGATTGATGACTCCGCGAATAGAATTGGGCATCATCGGAACCTGGGTCATCGATCCAAACTCAATAATCTCATTCACTTCCAAAATGCCAACTGCAAACAGTTCATTGGCAACTTTAAAAGTCAGATATTGCTCGATTTGTTCGTCGTTAGGATTTTGCTTTTCGTCTTGTTCAACGCCGAACCCTGTGATCAGTTCCACCATGTTATCCTCCTAATAGGCGTGCGAGCTAATGGAGAGTTTGGAGCGTTTAGGATGTGAGCTCTCACCTTGTTTAATCGCAAGTGTAATGAGCCCTTGAATATCCAGGATTAAAGCGATGTTGCCATTACCTAACACCGTTGCTCCACTGATGCCCTTAAGGCCTTGGAAGACTTTTCCCAATGGTTTAATCACGGTTTGCAGTTCGCCGAACAGTTGGTCAACAACCAGCCCTGCTCGGCTGCGACCAAATCGCACCACCACCAAGTTTTCGCGATCAGTGCGGTCCTCATCCAGCACGTCAAAGAAGTCTCGCAAGCGTAGGCAAGGCATCATATCGCCGCGCAGGCTGATGTGATTGCGCTGGGTGTCTAAGGACCATTGTGCTGGGTCCAGCTCCACGCACTCTTCCACCATGCTAAGCGGGATTACATAACGTTCAGAGCCGACGCCGACCATAAATCCATCAATAATGGCTAACGTCAAAGGAAGGTGAATGGTGACCAGCGTTCCTTTGCCTTTTTCACTGTCGACTTCCACGTTGCCTCTCAGGGCGTCAATATTGCGTTTCACCACATCCATGCCGACTCCTCGGCCGGAGAGGTTGTTCGCTTGTTCTTTAGTGCTTAAACCGGGCTCGAAAATCAGCCGAGTGAGTTCACGACGGCTTAATGTCTGATCGGCTTTGATGAGTCCGTTGACTTCGGCTTTTTTGCGTATTTTTTCCAGATCTAGCCCAGCACCGTCATCGGCTATTTGAATCACGATGTGTCCTGAATCGTGCAGCGCATTGAGTCGCAACGTCCCTGTGCTGGGCTTGCCATTGGCAAGTCGTTCTGCAGGGGATTCAATGCCGTGGTCGAGGGCGTTGCGAACAAGGTGTGTGAGCGGATCAGCAATTTTCTCGACCACGCTTTTATCCAGTTCGGCTTCCCCCCCGGTGATCACCAGCTCAATCTCTTTGTCTAGCTCTTGGCTGACGTCTCGGACCACGCGGCGAAAGCGCGAGAAGGTATCGCCAATCGGTACCATCCGTAGTTGCAGCGCGTGGTCGCGAATTTCTTCAACTAACGCCTCAACGTTGGCGACCACATCTTGCGCGTCTTGCATCTGATATTTATCGACCATCAAACGCACCGCAGCGTTTGAGATGACCAATTCACCAACCAAGTTGATTAAATGGCCTAAGCGGTTGGCATCGACGCGTATCGATTGGTTTTCCTTATTCGCTTTTTCCCGGCTGCTCTGCTGTTTGTGTAGCGCCTTCTCGATCACGGGCTCCGAGACGACTTGACGTTTGATCAATATCTCCCCCAAGGATTTTCCGCTCTCTTGTTGGCTGGCTGATGGGCTTGGCGAGCTTTGCTCTATCAGAGCCAAAGCGAGCTCTTGTTCAGTGATTGCGCCGATGTTAATCAACATTTCGCCGAGGCGTTGAACATTCTCTTCGGGAAGATCATCGAGCAAGTCTAAATAACTGGTTTGCAGACTCTTTGGCGGAAGAATACGGATGTCGCAATCTTCTCTGGCGAACTCAAACACTTCTTCAATCTTGCTTTTGCTTGCATCGCTAACGAGCGAGATGCGAAACGAAAGGTAGCAACTCTCTGCATCCATTTCCTCAGCGGGGGGCAAGTTTTGTGTGAGTGTCACGATGTCTGTGATGTTCCCAATACGTGGCAGATAGCGAATAAAGGAGAGCGGGTCTAGCCCATTACGAAGGGCGTCAGGTTTGAAATCCAGTGAAATAATCCAAAAATCACGGCCGCTTTCTTGTGCGCTTTGCGCATCAATCTGGGCCGTTTTTTGCGTCGCGAGCGGGGTAGGCGGCACGGTTCCTTGCAGCAGCTTTTCTATCAGTTCTTTTCCTGCTTGTTCTAGTTCTTTGGGTACTTCAGCGTCCATACCCTCAGCGACGGTACTCACTAAACGTTCTGTGTGGTCTTTACACTTCAGTAGCAGAGCCACAAAGGCACTGTCGATATTTCTCTGCCCTTTTCTCACCAAATCCATTTGCGTTTCAACCGGGTGAGTAAAATCGACAATACAGTCAAAACCAAAGATGCCAGCCGCGCCTTTGATGGTATGCATTGCTCTAAACACTTGGTTTACGGGCTCTTCATCCTGCGGAGATTGCTCCATGGCGAGTAGCGCATCTTCCATCTGTTCGAGCAACTCTGCCGATTCTTGAACAAAAATAAATTTGGCATCATCGGACATGGCTATTTCTCTCCTGCTGGCAACAAAATAGGGTCGCCGAGGGTGGCAACAAGGTTGAGTGTTTCGAGTACATCAATCACTGCGGGGCTGTGTTTAGCCAAATGCACTTTTTTTTCCAGTCGGCGCGATTCGTTTCGAAGCATCAGCAGGAGCTGAACGCCGGCAGTGTCAATCTCATTGATGGCTTCAAGATCAATTTCTAGTGAGTCGAACTGGCACAAGGCCTCGAATAGGGCTTGTTTCATTTCAGTGACACTGTAAATGGTTAACTCGTCTTGAATGCTCACCTGGGCATGACCTTGCTCGGCTTTTATTGCTATCGTCATGGTGCTTCCTTGTTTCACAAATCAAAGGGAAAACAGCGTTAAACAGCGCTACTGAGCGCTAAGGCAGAACGAGCTTGGCGACAGCATCCAGCATTTTGGGTGGCTGAAAAGGTTTCACAATCCACGCTTTGGCGCCAGCCGTTCGGCCTTCAGACATCTTGTCTTGGCCAGCCTCGGTGGTCAGCATGATAACGGGCGTGAACTTGTAGCGAGGGTGCTGTTTGATCTCTTTGAGAAACGCAATGCCATCCATAACAGGCATGTTGACATCGCTGATGATCAGGTGAATTTTATCCCCAGTCATTTTGCTCAAAGCATCTTTGCCATTGCTTGCTTCAATGACATCGTAGCCAGCACCACGTAACGCAATGCCAACGACTTGACGGATGGAGGTTGAATCGTCAACAACCAGTATTGTTTTAGCCATAGTGTCGTCTCTTCAATCAATTTAAACTCTCTGCAAGCTATCCTGCTTGCGCCTTGTTCTGTTTCTCGCCTTAAAATGGAGCTAGAAAAAACTCACCGAGCCACTTTCCGCAGATGGGCTTACATGGCGAGCTTTAGGGTCGTGTTGCCTGTGTTCTTCCACCGTGGTGTAACTCGATTTCATTTTGGCTAGTAGCTGATCAATATCTTTCTTACTCAGCGGAGTCTCTTGATCGAGCACCTTGCTACTGAGCTCATCCATACTTTTGCTTATTTGGCTTAAGATTTGGCTCACTCGGTCTTGGAACTGTAACTCGATCAGCACTTGCTCAATTTGTTGTTGAATCTCTTGTTGAGTGACCAGCAGTTGCGCGGCTTCGTCGTGCAGCGATTGCGTATAAGCGCCCAAGTTCTCAATCACGTCTTGGATGTGATGCTCGCTTTCTTCAAGGGTTTTATCTTCTTGATCTTTTGTTGACGAGGCTGAAGCCAATATCGAGCTCATCACACCTTTTACTTCATTGATTTTCTTGGTAATTTGATCGCCCGTTGTACCTGATTGGGCTGAGAGATCGCGCACCTCTTGTGCCACGACCGCAAAGCCCCGTCCTGCTTCACCTGCTCTTGCCGCTTCTATCGCCGCGTTGAGGGCAAGCATGTTGGTTTGGTTGGCAATATTGGCGACGGCAAGCGCCATTTGGTCGAGATCGTTAGTGAAGTTTTCCAGCGATTCGATTTGTTCGAATAGCTGGTCGGTGACGTCGTCATACGCCTTTAACTGCGAAAAGATAGTGGTCAATTTATCTCTATCTTGTTCAATGTTGTGATGGCTTTGAGGGCCATTAATCGCACTGGACTCGCCTTGGGTTTGGATCATCAGGGCGACCAGATTGGAAAAGCGGTTTGACAACTCATTAATCGCATTTTCCGAGATGTCTTTACAACTGGTAATGTGCCGCTGCCAAATGGGGATCACCTTATGCCAGATATGATGTTCTTGCTCGCTAAGCTCGTGCTGTTTATGGGATTGAGACTGCTCAGCTGCGATTTGCTGTTTAGCGTTACCAATTTCTCTGTCCATCTCGTTGGCGGCAATGTGGAGGAGAGCAATGAAGGCCGCGCTGCACATCAGCCAAAGCACGACAAAGTAGAGTGCAAAGTCTGGAAATACAAAGAAAGCTACCGCCAATCCGACGGAAAGA from Vibrio navarrensis encodes the following:
- a CDS encoding protein-glutamate methylesterase/protein-glutamine glutaminase; translated protein: MSIKVLIVDDSAVVRQVLTEQLHGESNIEVIGSASDPIFAMKKMQQRWPDVVILDIEMPRMDGITFLKKLMAERPTAVVICSTLAGVGAQVTMEAMAAGAVDIITKPKAGLKSFLQESKIAMIQAIKGAAAANLNKLQIQSTSKKPHSPQPLTPFKSAPKLSADVILSTNKAKPMAETTDRVIAIGTSTGGTQALEVVLKQLDPSAPGIVVVQHMPEQFTASFAQRLNQLCRVNVKEAEHNDRVLPGLVLIANGGKHLLLRRSGAQYRVELKDGPLVSRHRPSVNVLFRSVANAAGANATGIIMTGMGDDGAQGMKEMHEAGALTIAQDESSCVVYGMPKEAVKLGAVDHIVTLDAIPKLIMSLKGE
- a CDS encoding chemotaxis protein CheD, with translation MNHFLLANTTSQRREPLIFSEAGRYGIHAMELLINAMLKKGAERKHLQAKAFGGCNLLDNKGKEVLPFTIGQLNSQFVVEFLKQEGIPLVASSLGGADARVIYFTPDDNFSVYVKRIGRQNQQTLAKQEKAFLLQQSQQKSRPIQFW
- a CDS encoding CheR family methyltransferase; this translates as MPPETQRATVLESFRPITDDEFSCFRELIFRTAGISMADEKKVLVSGRLAKRLRHYHLNTFEQYYQLVRNTQQHPGEMQVMVDLLTTNETYFFREPNHFEFLRQHLKESRPSGTFRIWSAACSSGEEVYTLAMTLAEALPHKAWEVVGSDVSQRMLDHCQKAVYPLSRRGSMSDYYLRQYCLKGIRQQEGHFLVERFLRSRCTFHQVNLIEPLPNLGLFDAIFLRNVMIYFNRDTKQKVVQKLLKQLKPNGLLFIGHSESLNGLDHQAKLIRSSIYRKQCE
- a CDS encoding chemotaxis protein CheW, which translates into the protein MKQLTAQGKDVRDIDGHSRQYLTFSVDHQVLAISILDVKEIIELAEMTRVPMTSQEIRGVINLRGNVVPVVDLPFRLLGTPAKMSKRSCIVFVETEHDEEHSLVGMMVDNVREILDIADQQLQSPPEFGTDIANEYIHHMARYNEDFITLLNINRVLTLEEISQHQSAVEHLPEVVHA
- a CDS encoding methyl-accepting chemotaxis protein; the protein is MFSRLKLSAQISLGYALVMAMLIAVSITAYFGQSKATSGFDDYRELARTSNLASQVEIHMLLTRVYAKDYIINQSQDSLRLYRDYFSQLMELVKQADGSIQKPERAENIKLILSSITQYDETFSRITKLMEQRDAIMKQQLEPQGGTMVSAMSSIMDSAYRDADPNATFFASETQESLLLARLYVTKYLLSYDQAYADRAFNELNVTMVEREKSLDASLENPERRRLLENFMAAKALYSQALSDMNQIANSLHKMITDDLDRLEKIVSTASEEVTLSVQKDQDTLGPQVKQDNANTITTVIWVSISAIVVSIILSWLLVRIIKKPLGGEPRDMETIARRIADGDLNIRFEHHGQATGVYGAMQEMVTRLSSIIEQVRSNADALVSASQQVNATAQTLSQGATEQAASVEETTASVEELNASVQQNAENARVTDGMATKASGEAEKGGKAVGRTVQAMKEIASKISLIEDIAYKTNLLSLNAAIEAARAGEHGKGFTVVAAEVRKLAENSRVTAQEINQLATNSVSIAEEAGKLLEEIVPSISKTADLVQEIAAASDEQSSGVAQINSAMSQLDQTTQQSAASSEELAATAEELSAQAEALQQAVAFFRLNVASDSVSTPSKTASSAKNSASSHTPKPQPSLSYAAATGFDERDFERF
- a CDS encoding chemotaxis protein CheW, with protein sequence MVELITGFGVEQDEKQNPNDEQIEQYLTFKVANELFAVGILEVNEIIEFGSMTQVPMMPNSIRGVINLRGQAVPVVDLSARLGKGQRALNRRSCIILVQGTGKPPALPIGMLVDSVDEIVEIEQACIHPPPTFGESVDTQFIKAMARTNELFFILLDIKHLLSHVENIAAQQWESIATHHSTAFSERSMTISSNSE
- a CDS encoding chemotaxis protein CheA, producing MSDDAKFIFVQESAELLEQMEDALLAMEQSPQDEEPVNQVFRAMHTIKGAAGIFGFDCIVDFTHPVETQMDLVRKGQRNIDSAFVALLLKCKDHTERLVSTVAEGMDAEVPKELEQAGKELIEKLLQGTVPPTPLATQKTAQIDAQSAQESGRDFWIISLDFKPDALRNGLDPLSFIRYLPRIGNITDIVTLTQNLPPAEEMDAESCYLSFRISLVSDASKSKIEEVFEFAREDCDIRILPPKSLQTSYLDLLDDLPEENVQRLGEMLINIGAITEQELALALIEQSSPSPSASQQESGKSLGEILIKRQVVSEPVIEKALHKQQSSREKANKENQSIRVDANRLGHLINLVGELVISNAAVRLMVDKYQMQDAQDVVANVEALVEEIRDHALQLRMVPIGDTFSRFRRVVRDVSQELDKEIELVITGGEAELDKSVVEKIADPLTHLVRNALDHGIESPAERLANGKPSTGTLRLNALHDSGHIVIQIADDGAGLDLEKIRKKAEVNGLIKADQTLSRRELTRLIFEPGLSTKEQANNLSGRGVGMDVVKRNIDALRGNVEVDSEKGKGTLVTIHLPLTLAIIDGFMVGVGSERYVIPLSMVEECVELDPAQWSLDTQRNHISLRGDMMPCLRLRDFFDVLDEDRTDRENLVVVRFGRSRAGLVVDQLFGELQTVIKPLGKVFQGLKGISGATVLGNGNIALILDIQGLITLAIKQGESSHPKRSKLSISSHAY
- a CDS encoding STAS domain-containing protein, which encodes MTIAIKAEQGHAQVSIQDELTIYSVTEMKQALFEALCQFDSLEIDLEAINEIDTAGVQLLLMLRNESRRLEKKVHLAKHSPAVIDVLETLNLVATLGDPILLPAGEK
- a CDS encoding response regulator — encoded protein: MAKTILVVDDSTSIRQVVGIALRGAGYDVIEASNGKDALSKMTGDKIHLIISDVNMPVMDGIAFLKEIKQHPRYKFTPVIMLTTEAGQDKMSEGRTAGAKAWIVKPFQPPKMLDAVAKLVLP
- a CDS encoding methyl-accepting chemotaxis protein translates to MIVNLKTYSWLLFLLSVGLAVAFFVFPDFALYFVVLWLMCSAAFIALLHIAANEMDREIGNAKQQIAAEQSQSHKQHELSEQEHHIWHKVIPIWQRHITSCKDISENAINELSNRFSNLVALMIQTQGESSAINGPQSHHNIEQDRDKLTTIFSQLKAYDDVTDQLFEQIESLENFTNDLDQMALAVANIANQTNMLALNAAIEAARAGEAGRGFAVVAQEVRDLSAQSGTTGDQITKKINEVKGVMSSILASASSTKDQEDKTLEESEHHIQDVIENLGAYTQSLHDEAAQLLVTQQEIQQQIEQVLIELQFQDRVSQILSQISKSMDELSSKVLDQETPLSKKDIDQLLAKMKSSYTTVEEHRQHDPKARHVSPSAESGSVSFF